A region from the Rhodocyclaceae bacterium genome encodes:
- a CDS encoding TIGR00730 family Rossman fold protein: MDVKAVCVFCGSNPGLLPEYRAAAESLAREIVAADCTLVYGGGRVGLMGVIGDAAMAAGGRVIGVTPRRLVEKEVAHTGLTELHVVESMHERKAMMAELSDAFIALPGGIGTFEEFFEVLTWSQLGYHSKPCGLLNVAGYYDQLLAFLDHCVVQGFVHAGHRGMVLTDTEPARLLDQLETFNMPVVNKWLDRQST, encoded by the coding sequence ATCGACGTGAAAGCGGTATGCGTGTTCTGCGGATCCAATCCGGGCCTGCTGCCCGAGTACCGGGCGGCGGCCGAGAGCCTTGCGCGCGAGATCGTCGCGGCGGACTGTACGCTCGTGTACGGCGGCGGCCGTGTCGGCCTGATGGGCGTGATCGGCGATGCGGCGATGGCCGCCGGTGGCCGGGTGATCGGCGTCACGCCGCGCCGGCTGGTCGAGAAGGAAGTCGCCCATACCGGCCTCACCGAACTGCACGTGGTCGAGTCGATGCACGAGCGCAAGGCAATGATGGCCGAGTTGTCGGATGCGTTCATCGCGTTGCCCGGCGGCATCGGCACCTTCGAGGAATTCTTCGAGGTGCTGACCTGGTCCCAGCTCGGGTACCACTCGAAGCCGTGCGGGCTTCTTAACGTGGCCGGGTACTACGACCAGTTGCTTGCCTTTCTCGATCACTGTGTCGTGCAGGGCTTCGTGCACGCCGGGCATCGTGGAATGGTGCTGACCGACACCGAGCCGGCGAGGCTGCTCGACCAGCTGGAAACCTTCAACATGCCGGTCGTGAACAAGTGGCTCGACCGCCAGTCGACCTGA
- a CDS encoding glutamine--tRNA ligase/YqeY domain fusion protein, whose product MSKPPKPPSPSAPPPAPSNFIRSIIEEDQRSGRHGGQVTTRFPPEPNGYLHIGHAKSICLNFGIARDFGGRCHMRFDDTNPAKEETEYVESIMSSVRWMGFDWGEHLHFASDYFQQLYDYAELLVTRGDAYVDSLSADEIRACRGTLTEPGRDSPYRTRTPVENLDLLRRMKAGEFPDGAHVLRLKLDMRSPNINLRDPLIYRIRHQTHHRTGDAWCIYPLYDYTHALSDAIEHITHSICTLEFEDHRPLYDWCVENLPVPYRPYQYEFARLNLTYAVLSKRRLIDLVDSGCVDGWDDPRLPTLVGVRRRGYTPEGMQLFCERIGVSKAESWIDMGVLEQAIRDDLEPKAPRAIAVLSPLRLVIDNFPEGRIEPCSAPVHPHHPEMGRREFPLTRELWIERDDFEETPPKGYFRLSPGAEVRLRYGYVVRCTGFDKDASGAVVAVHCEYLPETKSGTPGADSRKVKGNIHWVSVDHALAAEVRLYDRLFAVPHPGTGERDYKLDLNPSSKTVITAQCEPGLAGAAPEQRFQFERHGYFVADRVDSQPGAPVFNRAVTLKDSWASRG is encoded by the coding sequence ATGTCGAAGCCCCCGAAGCCGCCGAGTCCTTCTGCGCCACCGCCTGCCCCGTCGAACTTCATCCGCAGCATCATCGAGGAAGACCAGCGCAGCGGGCGCCACGGGGGGCAGGTGACGACGCGGTTCCCGCCCGAGCCGAACGGCTACCTGCACATCGGGCATGCCAAGTCGATCTGCCTGAACTTCGGCATCGCACGCGACTTCGGTGGCCGCTGCCACATGCGTTTCGACGACACGAACCCGGCGAAGGAAGAAACCGAGTACGTCGAGTCGATCATGTCCTCGGTGCGCTGGATGGGCTTCGACTGGGGCGAGCACCTGCATTTCGCCTCCGATTACTTCCAGCAGCTCTACGACTACGCCGAGCTGCTGGTGACTCGCGGCGATGCGTATGTAGACAGCCTGTCGGCCGACGAGATCCGCGCCTGTCGGGGCACGCTCACCGAGCCGGGCCGTGACAGCCCGTACCGCACGCGTACCCCTGTCGAAAACCTCGACCTGCTTCGCCGGATGAAGGCGGGCGAGTTCCCCGACGGTGCGCACGTGCTGCGCCTGAAGCTCGACATGCGGTCGCCGAACATCAACCTGCGCGATCCGCTGATCTACCGCATCCGGCACCAGACCCACCATCGCACCGGCGACGCCTGGTGCATCTACCCGCTGTACGATTACACGCATGCGCTGTCCGATGCGATCGAACACATCACGCATTCGATCTGCACGCTGGAGTTCGAGGACCACCGACCGCTGTACGACTGGTGCGTCGAGAACCTGCCCGTCCCGTACCGGCCCTACCAGTACGAGTTCGCACGGCTGAACCTGACCTACGCGGTGCTTTCGAAGCGCCGGCTGATCGACCTCGTCGACAGCGGCTGCGTCGACGGGTGGGACGATCCGCGCCTGCCCACGCTGGTCGGCGTTCGCCGTCGCGGCTATACGCCAGAGGGCATGCAGCTGTTCTGCGAGCGCATCGGCGTGTCCAAGGCCGAGTCCTGGATCGACATGGGCGTGCTCGAGCAGGCGATCCGCGACGATCTGGAGCCGAAGGCACCGCGTGCGATCGCGGTGCTGTCGCCGCTCAGGCTGGTGATCGACAATTTCCCCGAGGGCCGCATCGAGCCGTGCAGCGCACCGGTTCATCCGCATCATCCCGAGATGGGGCGGCGCGAGTTCCCGCTGACGCGCGAACTCTGGATCGAGCGCGACGATTTCGAGGAAACGCCGCCCAAGGGCTACTTCCGGCTGTCGCCCGGCGCGGAGGTGCGCCTGCGCTACGGTTACGTCGTGCGTTGCACGGGCTTCGACAAGGACGCCTCCGGCGCGGTGGTGGCGGTGCACTGCGAGTACCTGCCGGAGACAAAGAGCGGCACCCCGGGCGCCGATTCACGCAAGGTGAAGGGAAACATCCACTGGGTGTCGGTCGACCACGCGCTGGCGGCGGAGGTGAGGCTGTACGACCGCCTGTTCGCGGTGCCGCATCCGGGCACCGGCGAGCGCGACTACAAGCTCGACCTGAACCCGTCTTCCAAGACCGTGATCACCGCGCAGTGCGAACCTGGCCTGGCCGGCGCGGCACCGGAACAGCGCTTCCAGTTCGAACGGCACGGCTACTTCGTCGCCGACAGGGTCGACAGCCAGCCGGGCGCGCCGGTGTTCAACCGGGCGGTGACGCTGAAGGATTCCTGGGCGTCGCGCGGCTGA
- a CDS encoding alpha/beta hydrolase, with protein sequence MPPPGSPDTAGTSLASPRLASLTGFSAAGFHRMAYAEWGDPDNPRVVVCAHGLTRNGRDFDWLARRLAPAARVVCPDIVGRGASDWLPEAALYGYPQYLADMNALLARIAAPPSRAGRPLTIDWVGTSMGGLIGMMLAAAPGSPIRRLVMNDVGPVLAREGLTRIGGYVGGDPRFDTVEAFRAWYVSLMQPWGASTPALPDDRLQHLVAHGMRQCADEAGRITFAPAYDPAIAAGFRGKVFERDVTLWPIWDKVSIPVLVLRGGDSELLREDTARAMVDGHAERSLLTFAGIGHAPALASDDQIESVARFLLDD encoded by the coding sequence ATGCCGCCCCCGGGTAGCCCGGATACCGCGGGTACTTCGCTCGCCTCTCCCCGCCTCGCCTCGCTCACCGGCTTCTCCGCCGCCGGCTTTCACCGGATGGCCTATGCCGAATGGGGAGACCCCGACAATCCACGGGTGGTGGTGTGCGCGCACGGGCTGACCCGCAACGGCCGCGACTTCGACTGGCTGGCGAGGCGCCTGGCACCGGCCGCGCGCGTCGTGTGTCCGGACATCGTCGGGCGCGGTGCGAGCGACTGGCTGCCGGAGGCGGCACTCTACGGCTATCCCCAGTACCTCGCCGACATGAACGCGCTGCTCGCGCGCATCGCCGCTCCACCGTCGCGCGCAGGCCGGCCACTCACGATCGACTGGGTCGGCACCTCGATGGGCGGGCTTATCGGCATGATGCTCGCCGCCGCGCCCGGCTCGCCGATCCGGCGCCTGGTGATGAACGATGTCGGGCCGGTGCTCGCCCGCGAGGGACTGACCCGGATCGGCGGTTACGTCGGCGGGGATCCGCGCTTCGACACGGTCGAAGCGTTCCGCGCGTGGTACGTCAGCCTGATGCAGCCGTGGGGCGCGTCCACCCCTGCACTGCCGGATGACCGCCTGCAACACCTGGTCGCCCATGGCATGCGCCAGTGCGCGGACGAGGCCGGGCGCATCACCTTCGCGCCCGCCTACGATCCGGCGATCGCGGCCGGCTTCCGTGGCAAGGTGTTCGAGCGCGACGTCACGCTCTGGCCGATATGGGACAAGGTGTCGATCCCGGTGCTGGTCCTGCGCGGGGGCGACTCCGAACTGCTGCGCGAAGACACCGCACGCGCAATGGTCGACGGCCACGCGGAGCGCAGCCTGCTGACCTTCGCCGGCATCGGCCACGCGCCGGCGCTGGCCAGCGACGACCAGATCGAATCGGTCGCCCGGTTCCTGCTGGACGACTGA
- a CDS encoding molybdopterin oxidoreductase family protein, with protein MCACRCGIRVTLRNDEVRYIEGNPDHPLNKGVICAKGASGIMKQYSPARLTRPLLRKPGSERGAAAFEVISWDQAFDLMTERLGKIRSTDPKQFALFTGRDQMQALTGLFARQFGTPNYAAHGGFCSVNMAAGMIYTIGGSFWEFGGPDLDRAKLFVMIGTAEDHHSNPLKMALSKFKRDGGKFISVNPVRTGYSAIADEWIPIRPGTDGALMLALCHELIRLGLYDRDFVARYSNAGYLVNIDPASDSHGMTVGGEGLAHMNPFRQHNQLWWDRHTGKPVINHAGDSDPQLFGSFRLHDGTPVKPAFQLLAERLVENTPEWAAGITGIPAETIRRLATELGVMARDHRIELPIAWTDSWGKKHDRVTGNPVAFHAMRGLAAHSNGFQTIRALSILMTLLGTIDRPGGFRHKAPYPRGTPPVIARVPNSPDMVKPDTPLGGAPLGFPAGPDDLFIDAEGRPVRIDKAFSWEHPLAVHGMMHNVITNAWRGDPYRIDTLLMFMANMAWNSSMNTSEVRKMLNDKDPDGQYKIPFIIVCDAFQSEMCAYADLVLPDTTYLERYDAMSLLDRPISEFDGPCDSVRVPVVPPKGDCKPFQDVVVELASRLKFPAFTAADGSRKFKDYKDFVINFQTAPDSGVGFLAGYRGPDGDKALVGEPNPAQWEMYEKNNCVFHYAMPPEHQYMRNWNQGYNDWAVKNKLRLHADPVVIQLYCEVLQKFRLAAQGKGPGTRRPPERLRERVETYFDPLPFWYAPLEAQATDRERYPLNAVTQRPMAMYHSWDSQNAWLRQIHGHNYLMVNPVTAKAAGIADDDWIWVESMHGKVRCLCRYTEAVEPGTVWTWNAIGKAKGAWNLGPEANESQKGFLLNHLISEELPADASGARLSNSDPITGQAGWYDVHVRISKADAGDPEETFPQFAAMPALPGTGSARRGWQAFFAGKGLATEMTAVGRELKKGETR; from the coding sequence ATGTGCGCCTGCCGCTGCGGCATCCGGGTGACGTTGCGCAACGACGAGGTGCGCTACATCGAGGGCAACCCGGACCACCCGCTGAACAAGGGGGTGATATGCGCGAAGGGCGCCTCGGGCATCATGAAACAGTATTCGCCGGCGCGGCTGACCCGGCCGCTGCTGCGCAAGCCGGGTTCGGAACGCGGCGCGGCCGCGTTCGAGGTCATCTCATGGGACCAGGCGTTCGACCTGATGACCGAGCGACTGGGGAAGATCCGCTCGACCGACCCGAAGCAGTTCGCGCTGTTCACCGGCCGCGACCAGATGCAGGCACTGACCGGCCTGTTTGCGCGGCAGTTCGGCACGCCGAACTACGCAGCGCATGGCGGCTTCTGCTCGGTGAACATGGCCGCCGGCATGATCTACACCATCGGCGGATCGTTCTGGGAGTTCGGCGGGCCGGATCTCGACCGGGCGAAGCTGTTCGTGATGATCGGCACTGCCGAAGACCACCACTCGAACCCGCTGAAGATGGCGCTGTCGAAGTTCAAGCGCGACGGTGGCAAGTTCATCTCGGTCAACCCGGTGCGCACCGGCTATTCGGCGATCGCCGACGAATGGATCCCGATCCGTCCGGGCACCGATGGCGCGCTGATGCTCGCGCTTTGCCATGAACTGATCCGGCTCGGGCTGTACGACAGGGATTTCGTTGCGCGCTATTCGAATGCCGGTTACCTGGTGAACATCGATCCGGCCAGCGATTCGCATGGCATGACGGTGGGCGGCGAGGGCCTGGCCCACATGAATCCGTTCCGCCAGCACAACCAGCTCTGGTGGGACCGCCACACCGGGAAGCCGGTGATCAACCACGCCGGAGACAGCGACCCGCAGCTGTTCGGCAGCTTCCGGCTGCACGACGGCACGCCGGTGAAACCGGCCTTCCAGCTGCTCGCCGAGCGGCTGGTCGAGAACACGCCGGAATGGGCGGCCGGCATCACCGGCATCCCGGCCGAGACCATCCGCCGGCTGGCGACCGAACTGGGCGTGATGGCCCGCGACCACCGCATCGAGCTGCCGATCGCCTGGACCGACTCCTGGGGGAAGAAGCACGACCGCGTCACCGGCAACCCGGTCGCCTTCCATGCGATGCGCGGCCTGGCTGCGCACTCCAACGGCTTCCAGACCATCCGCGCGCTGTCCATCCTGATGACCCTGCTCGGCACCATCGACCGCCCGGGTGGCTTCCGGCACAAGGCGCCGTACCCGCGCGGTACACCGCCGGTGATCGCGCGCGTGCCGAACTCGCCCGACATGGTCAAGCCGGACACGCCGCTGGGCGGTGCACCACTCGGCTTCCCGGCCGGGCCCGACGACCTGTTCATCGATGCCGAGGGCAGGCCGGTACGCATCGACAAGGCGTTCTCCTGGGAGCATCCGCTGGCGGTGCACGGGATGATGCACAACGTGATCACCAATGCCTGGCGCGGAGATCCGTACCGCATCGATACGCTGCTGATGTTCATGGCCAACATGGCCTGGAACTCGTCGATGAACACCTCCGAAGTCCGGAAGATGCTCAACGACAAGGACCCCGACGGGCAGTACAAGATCCCGTTCATCATCGTGTGCGATGCGTTCCAGTCCGAGATGTGCGCCTATGCCGACCTGGTGCTGCCGGATACCACCTATCTCGAGCGCTACGATGCGATGTCGCTGCTCGATCGGCCGATCTCCGAGTTCGACGGTCCCTGCGATTCGGTGCGTGTGCCGGTGGTGCCCCCGAAAGGCGACTGCAAGCCATTCCAGGACGTGGTGGTCGAACTGGCCTCGCGCCTGAAGTTCCCGGCGTTCACCGCTGCCGACGGGTCGCGCAAGTTCAAGGACTACAAGGACTTCGTGATCAACTTCCAGACCGCGCCCGATTCCGGCGTGGGCTTCCTCGCCGGCTATCGCGGCCCGGATGGCGACAAGGCGCTGGTCGGCGAGCCGAACCCGGCGCAGTGGGAGATGTACGAGAAGAACAACTGCGTGTTCCACTACGCGATGCCGCCGGAACACCAGTACATGCGCAACTGGAACCAGGGCTACAACGACTGGGCGGTGAAGAACAAGCTGCGCCTGCATGCCGACCCGGTCGTGATCCAGCTCTACTGCGAAGTGCTGCAGAAGTTCCGGCTCGCTGCCCAGGGCAAGGGGCCTGGCACCCGGCGCCCGCCGGAGCGGCTTCGCGAGCGCGTCGAGACCTATTTCGATCCGCTGCCGTTCTGGTATGCGCCGCTGGAGGCGCAGGCGACCGACCGCGAGCGCTACCCGCTCAACGCGGTCACGCAGCGGCCGATGGCGATGTACCACTCGTGGGATTCTCAGAACGCCTGGCTGCGCCAGATCCACGGCCACAACTACCTGATGGTGAATCCGGTGACGGCGAAGGCGGCGGGCATCGCCGACGACGACTGGATCTGGGTCGAATCCATGCACGGCAAGGTGCGCTGCCTGTGTCGCTACACCGAAGCCGTCGAGCCGGGCACGGTCTGGACGTGGAATGCGATCGGCAAGGCGAAGGGCGCCTGGAATCTCGGCCCGGAAGCCAACGAGTCGCAGAAGGGTTTCCTGCTGAACCACCTGATTTCCGAGGAACTCCCGGCCGATGCCTCGGGTGCGCGCCTGTCGAACTCGGACCCGATCACCGGTCAGGCCGGCTGGTACGACGTGCATGTGCGCATCAGCAAGGCCGATGCGGGTGACCCCGAGGAAACCTTCCCGCAGTTCGCGGCGATGCCGGCGCTGCCGGGCACCGGGTCGGCCCGCCGCGGCTGGCAGGCGTTCTTCGCGGGCAAGGGCCTGGCTACCGAAATGACCGCTGTGGGTCGTGAACTGAAGAAGGGAGAAACGCGTTGA
- a CDS encoding quinone oxidoreductase, whose product MSTGTTKAIRIQAVGGPEVMSWEEVPLPVPGPGQATVRHHAVGLNYIDVYFRTGLYPQPLPGGLGMEGAGVVEAVGEGVTDIAVGDRVAYAGTPTGAYSQARVMPAAKLVKLPEGIGFEQAAAMMLQGMTAQYLLKRTYPVKAGQTILWHAAAGGVGLIACQWAKALGATVIGTVGSDEKARLAKAHGCDHVIVYSRENFVERVKEITGGRGVPVVYDSVGKDTWPASLDCLQPLGMMVSFGNASGPIPPVNTADLASRGSLFFTRPTLMSYTATREDLLASAADLFDAVLTGKVKIEIQQRYPLAEAALAHRDLEARRTTGSTVLIP is encoded by the coding sequence ATGAGCACCGGTACCACGAAGGCGATCCGTATCCAGGCCGTGGGTGGCCCCGAGGTGATGTCCTGGGAGGAGGTGCCGCTGCCCGTGCCTGGCCCCGGCCAGGCGACGGTGCGCCATCATGCGGTCGGCCTGAACTACATCGACGTCTATTTCCGTACGGGTCTCTACCCGCAGCCGCTGCCGGGCGGGCTGGGCATGGAAGGTGCGGGCGTGGTCGAGGCGGTCGGCGAGGGCGTGACCGATATCGCCGTGGGTGACCGTGTTGCCTACGCCGGGACGCCGACCGGCGCCTACTCACAGGCGCGCGTGATGCCGGCAGCGAAGCTGGTGAAGTTGCCCGAGGGCATCGGGTTCGAGCAGGCCGCAGCGATGATGCTGCAGGGCATGACCGCGCAGTACCTGCTCAAGCGCACGTATCCGGTGAAGGCGGGACAGACCATCCTGTGGCATGCAGCGGCCGGCGGCGTCGGCCTCATCGCCTGCCAGTGGGCGAAAGCGCTCGGTGCCACCGTCATCGGCACGGTCGGCTCGGACGAGAAGGCCCGCCTCGCGAAGGCCCACGGCTGCGATCATGTGATCGTCTACTCGCGCGAGAACTTCGTCGAGCGGGTGAAGGAGATCACCGGTGGCCGTGGCGTCCCGGTGGTCTACGACTCCGTCGGCAAGGACACCTGGCCGGCTTCGCTCGACTGCCTGCAGCCGCTCGGCATGATGGTCAGCTTCGGTAACGCGTCCGGACCGATCCCGCCGGTGAACACCGCCGACCTCGCATCGCGCGGCTCGTTGTTCTTCACCCGCCCGACGCTGATGAGTTACACCGCGACGCGCGAAGACCTGCTCGCGAGCGCGGCCGACCTGTTCGATGCCGTGCTCACTGGCAAGGTGAAGATCGAGATCCAGCAGCGTTATCCGCTGGCCGAGGCGGCGCTGGCACACCGCGACCTCGAGGCACGGCGGACCACGGGCTCGACCGTGCTGATTCCGTGA
- a CDS encoding disulfide bond formation protein B, producing the protein MNGRRGRNGWNDGGGRAIFAAPGGGWAARWLAPRRAYGLAAIACFCLIGFALYLQYVQKEDPCPLCILQRIAMIGMGLVFMVAALHAPRGRGLIVYSVLAAMIGAAGAAVAGRHVWLQNLPKDRVPECGPGLDFMLQQFPLSQVFSLVLRGSGECAEAGWRFLGLTIPAWTLLWFSGLIVLSIAVGWRSVRRRHDGF; encoded by the coding sequence ATGAACGGCAGACGCGGACGCAATGGCTGGAACGACGGCGGTGGGCGCGCGATCTTCGCGGCGCCGGGTGGCGGCTGGGCGGCGCGCTGGCTCGCGCCCAGGCGCGCATACGGCCTCGCCGCGATTGCCTGCTTCTGCCTGATCGGTTTTGCCCTCTACCTGCAGTACGTGCAGAAGGAGGATCCCTGCCCGCTGTGCATCCTGCAGCGGATCGCGATGATCGGCATGGGCCTGGTGTTCATGGTGGCGGCGCTGCACGCGCCGCGGGGCAGGGGGCTCATCGTCTACAGCGTGCTGGCGGCAATGATCGGTGCGGCCGGGGCGGCGGTGGCCGGGCGCCATGTGTGGCTGCAGAACCTGCCCAAGGATCGCGTGCCGGAGTGCGGGCCAGGCCTCGACTTCATGCTGCAGCAGTTCCCGTTGTCGCAGGTTTTTTCGCTGGTGCTGCGCGGGTCCGGCGAATGCGCCGAGGCCGGTTGGCGCTTCCTCGGACTGACCATTCCTGCATGGACGCTGCTATGGTTTTCGGGCCTGATCGTGCTCTCGATCGCGGTCGGCTGGCGTTCGGTACGGCGTCGCCACGACGGATTCTGA
- a CDS encoding LemA family protein: MTLALVILLAIALLVGVYFVMVYNALVQVKHNVSKAWANIEVLLKQRHDELPKLIETCRQYMKFEQDTLQRVIEARGRVHAATQSQDVAALGPAEGALRMGLGNLFALAESYPDLKANASFQQLQSRISALEDSIADRREFYNESVNINNVRIEQVPDVFVARLFGFTPFKLLEFTADETHDVDVKQLFS; this comes from the coding sequence ATGACCCTCGCACTCGTAATCCTGCTGGCGATCGCCCTCCTGGTCGGCGTGTACTTCGTGATGGTCTACAACGCGCTGGTCCAGGTGAAGCACAACGTATCGAAGGCCTGGGCGAACATAGAGGTGCTGCTGAAGCAGCGGCATGACGAACTTCCCAAGCTGATCGAGACCTGCAGGCAGTACATGAAGTTCGAGCAGGACACCCTGCAACGGGTGATCGAAGCGCGCGGCCGCGTGCATGCAGCCACGCAGTCGCAGGACGTCGCTGCGCTCGGTCCGGCCGAGGGCGCGCTGCGCATGGGCCTGGGCAACCTGTTCGCGCTGGCCGAGTCCTATCCCGACCTGAAAGCCAACGCGAGCTTCCAGCAACTGCAGAGCCGCATCAGCGCGCTCGAGGATTCGATCGCCGACCGGCGCGAGTTCTACAACGAAAGCGTGAATATCAACAACGTGCGCATCGAGCAGGTGCCGGACGTCTTCGTCGCGCGGCTGTTCGGCTTCACCCCGTTCAAGCTGCTGGAATTCACGGCTGACGAGACGCACGATGTCGACGTGAAGCAGTTGTTCAGCTGA
- a CDS encoding AI-2E family transporter, whose product MLERNQLERYAQIAGVAVLVVGCFYVVSPFVASVLFAAVVCTTTWPVFVRIRRRVGDRPVVASLLMTTLLALVVIVPVALLAIALTDNVSALVDFASGLVKSGSPELPEWIRHLPVIGQWVDDYWHQVVESRDELRRLVERMIEPARTVLVAVGSVLGQGLVQLSLAVLICFFLYRDGDSLMWAVRKTALRLGGELGERIVQIIHNTVISVVFGIIGTALAQAAVSLIGFLIAGVPAALVLAIATFFLSMIPAGPPLVWIGATVWLVSEGQVAWAVFMVVWGMFAISGIDNVVRPILISRGADLPFLLVFIGVLGGLLAFGFIGIFIGPTLLALAFALLQHWINSETEPPRMHDPLDD is encoded by the coding sequence ATGCTGGAACGCAATCAGCTGGAAAGATACGCGCAGATCGCCGGTGTCGCGGTGCTGGTGGTGGGCTGCTTCTACGTGGTCTCGCCATTCGTGGCGTCGGTGCTGTTCGCGGCCGTGGTGTGCACGACGACCTGGCCCGTGTTCGTGCGCATCCGCCGCCGCGTGGGCGACCGGCCGGTAGTCGCTTCGCTGCTGATGACCACGCTGCTGGCGCTGGTGGTGATCGTCCCGGTCGCGCTGCTGGCCATCGCGCTGACCGACAACGTCAGCGCGCTGGTCGATTTCGCGTCGGGGCTGGTCAAGAGTGGGTCGCCGGAACTGCCCGAGTGGATACGCCACCTGCCGGTCATCGGCCAGTGGGTCGACGACTACTGGCATCAGGTGGTCGAGAGCCGCGACGAACTGCGCCGGTTGGTTGAGCGGATGATCGAGCCCGCACGTACGGTGCTGGTAGCGGTCGGGTCGGTGCTCGGTCAGGGCCTCGTTCAACTGTCGCTCGCGGTGCTGATCTGCTTCTTCCTGTACCGTGACGGCGACAGCCTGATGTGGGCAGTGCGCAAGACCGCACTGCGCCTGGGCGGGGAACTGGGCGAGCGCATCGTCCAGATCATCCATAACACCGTGATCAGTGTCGTGTTCGGCATCATCGGCACCGCACTCGCGCAGGCGGCCGTGTCCCTGATCGGTTTCCTGATCGCAGGCGTGCCGGCGGCGCTGGTGCTAGCCATCGCCACGTTCTTCCTGTCGATGATCCCTGCGGGCCCGCCACTGGTCTGGATCGGGGCCACCGTCTGGCTGGTGTCGGAGGGGCAGGTGGCATGGGCTGTGTTCATGGTGGTCTGGGGCATGTTCGCGATCAGCGGCATCGACAATGTCGTGCGACCGATCCTGATCAGCCGGGGTGCCGACCTGCCGTTCCTGCTCGTGTTCATCGGCGTGCTCGGTGGCCTCCTGGCGTTCGGCTTCATCGGCATCTTCATCGGCCCGACGCTGCTGGCGCTTGCGTTCGCGCTGCTGCAGCACTGGATCAACAGCGAGACCGAACCGCCGCGGATGCACGATCCGCTGGACGACTGA
- a CDS encoding isocitrate lyase/phosphoenolpyruvate mutase family protein produces MTATEQRQRLRAILNGHECKSPASVFDGLSARIAQSVGYDLGILAGSVASNTTLAAPDLIVLTLTEFADQIRRIQRASELSLIVDADHGYGNALNVMRTVEECEHAGVSCLSIEDTELPTPFGASGERFISIAEGVGKMKAALAARRDPALVIAGRTSAIRGEGIDGAIARLKAYAEAGVDCVFVVGLESLDQLAAIRAATQLPVIIGSAPATITREQFAANGGRVLLQGHHPTAAVVKTLTEVYTHLIGGGAPAELRSKIATVEQMDAVTRVADYKGWQKAFLR; encoded by the coding sequence ATGACCGCAACCGAACAACGGCAGCGCCTGCGGGCGATCCTGAACGGCCACGAGTGCAAGTCGCCAGCGAGCGTGTTCGACGGACTGTCCGCGCGCATCGCGCAGTCGGTCGGCTACGATCTGGGCATCCTGGCGGGGTCGGTTGCGTCGAACACCACGCTGGCCGCGCCGGACCTGATCGTGCTCACGCTGACCGAGTTCGCCGACCAGATCCGCCGCATCCAGCGCGCCAGCGAGCTGTCGCTGATCGTCGACGCCGACCACGGTTACGGCAATGCGCTGAACGTGATGCGCACGGTGGAGGAGTGCGAGCACGCGGGCGTGTCCTGCCTTTCCATCGAGGACACCGAACTGCCGACGCCGTTCGGTGCCAGCGGCGAGCGCTTCATCTCCATCGCCGAGGGCGTCGGCAAGATGAAGGCTGCGCTCGCCGCGCGCCGTGATCCCGCGCTGGTGATCGCGGGCCGGACCTCCGCGATCCGCGGCGAGGGAATCGATGGCGCGATCGCGCGGCTGAAGGCCTATGCCGAAGCCGGCGTCGATTGCGTGTTCGTGGTCGGCCTCGAGAGTCTTGACCAGCTGGCTGCCATTCGAGCCGCCACGCAACTGCCGGTGATCATCGGGTCGGCTCCGGCCACGATCACGCGCGAGCAATTCGCGGCCAACGGCGGGCGAGTGCTGCTGCAGGGTCACCATCCGACCGCCGCGGTGGTAAAGACGCTGACCGAGGTGTACACCCACCTGATCGGCGGTGGCGCCCCGGCCGAACTCAGATCGAAGATTGCGACCGTCGAACAGATGGACGCGGTCACCCGGGTGGCTGACTACAAGGGCTGGCAGAAGGCATTCCTGCGCTGA
- a CDS encoding cold-shock protein, with amino-acid sequence MATGVVKWFNESKGFGFITPDGGGEDLFAHFSAINMPGFKTLKDGQRVSFDVVPGKKGQQAANIQAV; translated from the coding sequence ATGGCAACGGGCGTAGTCAAGTGGTTCAACGAGTCGAAGGGCTTCGGCTTCATCACCCCTGATGGCGGCGGCGAAGATCTGTTCGCGCACTTCAGCGCGATCAACATGCCGGGTTTCAAGACCCTGAAGGACGGCCAGCGCGTCTCCTTCGACGTCGTGCCGGGCAAGAAGGGCCAGCAGGCTGCCAACATCCAGGCCGTCTGA
- a CDS encoding DUF465 domain-containing protein: protein MSHPYRAQLLARVDELAGEHRDLDRLLDALLSEPVVDQLQVRRLKKRKLLLKDQIALLRRELDPDVSA from the coding sequence ATGAGCCACCCCTACCGGGCGCAGCTTCTGGCCCGCGTCGATGAACTGGCGGGCGAGCATCGCGACCTCGACCGTCTGCTGGACGCGCTCCTCTCAGAGCCGGTCGTGGACCAGTTGCAGGTACGCCGCCTGAAGAAGCGCAAGCTGTTGCTGAAGGACCAGATCGCGCTGCTGAGGCGCGAACTCGATCCCGACGTCAGCGCCTGA